From one Plectropomus leopardus isolate mb chromosome 8, YSFRI_Pleo_2.0, whole genome shotgun sequence genomic stretch:
- the LOC121947520 gene encoding matrix remodeling-associated protein 8-like, with amino-acid sequence MHLDMTLLQILAVLLLPGAWGQSGGSSSTLGVVVEAKNITLPEGSKAVLPCHSPRMVWTQDTLKDRQRVVHWDLKHSSPEYSVERVLDMSPGARQRVYNGFNKGRISIQDSAFNDGNFSLIINNVVTTDKGLYTCNLHHHYCQIHQSIQIQLNVTKSARKEKRYWDGEKTVFVVLLGKSVVLPCVNRRSLWREGLQEDQQQVAHWDFQPPGVRPDRADRLVDLYASGERRDYGPRFGQNKMSVEEDAFTLGDFSLSISDLRPVDKGLYSCHLHHHYCGLHERRIFRLTVGPPLPSAPTTAPKIFQNDAPEPRTDEVEGPRVVNVILPEHRGYFVQHLGYFLATFLLLALIVVAVIVLTRRKKRGLEYDFHRSERGSVMSGVEMSLDSTELRTYNQEPLNSDYKNNLLKERDMAKDCNRDFDGKLWK; translated from the exons TTCTTGCTGTGCTCTTGCTGCCAGGag cGTGGGGTCAgagcggcggcagcagcagcactctTGGCGTGGTGGTGGAGGCCAAGAACATCACCCTCCCTGAAGGGTCTAAGGCCGTCCTGCCGTGCCACAGTCCCCGCATGGTGtggacccaggacacgctgaaGGACCGTCAGAGGGTGGTACACTGGGACCTAAAGCACAGCAGCCCAGAGTATTCTGTGGAGCGAGTCCTGGACATGTCCCCCGGGGCGCGGCAGAGGGTCTACAACGGCTTCAACAAGGGACGCATTTCCATCCAAGACTCTGCTTTCAATGATGGCAACTTCTCCCTGATCATCAACA ATGTGGTCACAACTGACAAAGGACTTTATACTTGTAATCTGCACCATCACTACTGCCAGATTCACCAGTCCATTCAAATCCAGctaaatgtcacaaaatcag CTCGGAAAGAGAAACGCTACTGGGATGGAGAGAAGACTGTGTTCGTGGTCTTGCTGGGCAAGTCCGTGGTCTTGCCTTGTGTGAACCGGCGCTCCCTGTGGAGAGAGGGCCTCCAGGAGGACCAGCAGCAGGTGGCCCACTGGGACTTCCAGCCCCCTGGTGTGCGTCCTGATCGGGCTGACCGCCTGGTGGACCTCTACGCCTCCGGAGAGCGTCGGGATTATGGACCACGCTTTGGACAGAACAAGATGAGCGTGGAGGAGGATGCTTTCACGTTAGGCGACTTCTCACTGTCCATTTCTGATTTGAGGCCTGTCGATAAAGGCTTGTACTCCTGCCACCTGCACCACCACTACTGCGGCCTACACGAGAGACGCATCTTCAGGCTCACTGTGGGACCTCCACTTCCGTCCGCCCCCACAACAGCACCAAAAATTTTCCAGAACGATGCTCCAGAGCCAA GGACTGACGAGGTGGAAGGTCCTCGTGTGGTGAATGTCATTCTTCCAGAGCATCGAGGTTATTTTGTGCAACATCTGGGCTACTTCCTGGCAACTTTCTTACTGCTGGCGCTCATCGTTGTCGCTGTCATTGTGCTGACTCGGCGCAAAAAGAGAG ggctggAGTATGACTTCCATAGATCTGAACG ggGCAGTGTGATGAGTGGAGTGGAAATGTCATTAGACTCCACAGAGCTGAGGACTTATAACCAAGAGCCTCTGAATTCAG ACTACAAAAACAACCTACTCAAAGAGAGAGATATGGCCAAAGACTGCAATAGGG ACTTTGACGGGAAGCTGTGGAAGTGA